One region of Ignavibacteria bacterium genomic DNA includes:
- a CDS encoding class I tRNA ligase family protein, with translation MSELSKQYSPKEVEEKWYKLWEEKNYFHATANAKKKPYTVMIPPPNVTGSLTMGHVLNNSIQDVFVRWKRMCGYETLWMPGTDHAGIATQNVVEKSLAKEGIKRKDLGREKFLERVWQWKEQYGGTIIKQLKKLGCSCDWERERFTMDERLSEAVQEIFVRLYEKGLIYRGKYIVNWCPKDHTALSDDEVNNAEQQSNIWYLRYPVIE, from the coding sequence ATGTCAGAACTATCAAAACAATATTCTCCGAAAGAAGTCGAAGAGAAGTGGTATAAACTCTGGGAAGAGAAGAACTATTTTCACGCAACAGCAAACGCAAAGAAGAAACCCTACACGGTAATGATTCCGCCGCCGAATGTTACGGGAAGTTTAACGATGGGGCACGTGTTGAATAATTCCATTCAAGATGTGTTTGTGCGCTGGAAACGAATGTGCGGTTATGAAACACTCTGGATGCCGGGAACTGACCACGCAGGAATTGCAACACAAAATGTAGTCGAAAAAAGTTTAGCGAAAGAAGGAATCAAACGCAAAGATCTGGGACGCGAAAAATTTCTCGAGCGCGTGTGGCAATGGAAAGAACAATACGGCGGAACGATTATCAAGCAACTCAAAAAACTCGGTTGCTCGTGTGATTGGGAACGCGAACGATTCACGATGGATGAAAGACTTTCCGAAGCGGTGCAGGAAATTTTTGTGCGCTTGTATGAGAAAGGATTGATTTATCGCGGGAAGTATATCGTCAATTGGTGTCCGAAAGACCATACCGCGCTTTCCGATGATGAAGTGAATAATGCCGAACAGCAAAGCAACATTTGGTATTTGCGCTATCCCGTGATTGAGC
- a CDS encoding M23 family metallopeptidase, protein MKTILLFIFSLCALTVFSVWKNIKSAAAENTSQKNVHGNAQQKNEIDFFSNFIWPTDASRTVTNNFGAFRKSHFHEGIDISTNRRTGYKVFAIKDGYVSRIWVSPNGYGKQLTMKHTDGTSSSFSHLEGFHERLEEIVRNEQQRIGGYEIDIAFTNEKLFFYQGEMVAFTGETGVGPPHLHFEVYDNYMNPVNPLKIESYKFEDNSPPIIGRLLVVPLRTSSLIDGMFSHKRFSTKKKSAGNYSINKPIHISGSVGFAVYTEDIYDANRKMSGLYTVQFFLDDSLVYEANYDSLLEGNAKMIALHYNYSLMRSEGAEFQKLYVEEGNRLPLYRMKTPLSGAIQSEHLTPGEHHFKIISKDLAGNYSICNGTIFSNHIPEVSQLQMKGKYLTFFLNNNTVDEILFSSKTMYGSWKTKRMNISEVSKIHSNAETELMIPISKKEGDVLRIVARTVYGTSSFPSFYYFKKPATLLPSVKFEKEMFGSEMMIRIKANGAFTKTPMLGIREGSEDKNISVKALNEYEYQGSYFPSTTFIGERVAELRAEIDGIVFSAADTFSLYPIHPLRRGEIYTRDGGMKITFEKNAVYQPLFFSYSEKNSKKFRTYSLFPEDVMLDGGVNVTLFYPQEIESKHLGLFFQDGARWKYLSSKKDTANCTLTSKLTRTLGIVALFVDSVSPTLTRLKIRGTETPIVSFGVHDDLSGVNVNDAKIFIDGKLIVPQVSEGGTYSATLNGLHTGKHYLKIAVKDRMGNETIMAQTVAIR, encoded by the coding sequence ATGAAAACTATTTTGCTGTTTATTTTCAGTTTGTGTGCATTGACTGTTTTCTCGGTATGGAAAAATATAAAATCCGCTGCAGCTGAAAATACTTCCCAAAAAAATGTTCATGGAAATGCGCAGCAAAAAAACGAGATTGATTTTTTTTCCAATTTCATTTGGCCAACAGATGCAAGCAGAACTGTTACGAACAACTTTGGTGCGTTCAGAAAATCGCATTTCCACGAAGGCATAGATATCAGCACGAATAGAAGAACGGGTTACAAAGTGTTTGCGATAAAGGATGGATATGTGTCACGCATTTGGGTTTCGCCGAATGGCTACGGAAAGCAATTAACGATGAAACATACTGACGGCACAAGTTCAAGTTTTTCTCATCTTGAGGGATTTCATGAACGGCTCGAAGAGATTGTTCGTAACGAACAGCAACGAATCGGAGGTTATGAAATTGACATTGCATTTACAAACGAAAAGTTATTTTTTTATCAGGGAGAAATGGTTGCATTTACAGGGGAAACTGGTGTTGGACCTCCACATCTACATTTTGAAGTGTATGACAATTATATGAATCCCGTCAATCCGTTAAAAATTGAATCGTATAAATTTGAAGATAATAGTCCTCCGATAATTGGACGACTGTTAGTAGTTCCTCTTCGTACTTCCTCACTCATTGATGGAATGTTTTCGCACAAACGATTTTCTACAAAAAAAAAATCTGCCGGCAATTATTCGATAAATAAGCCGATTCATATTTCGGGTTCAGTTGGATTTGCAGTTTATACTGAAGATATTTATGACGCAAACCGCAAAATGTCGGGATTATATACGGTGCAATTTTTTCTTGATGATTCGCTTGTATACGAAGCAAACTATGATTCTCTTCTTGAGGGAAACGCGAAAATGATTGCGTTGCATTATAACTATTCGTTGATGCGAAGCGAAGGCGCGGAATTTCAAAAATTGTATGTTGAAGAAGGAAACCGTTTGCCGCTGTATCGAATGAAAACTCCATTGAGCGGAGCAATTCAATCTGAACATTTAACACCGGGAGAACATCATTTTAAAATTATTTCAAAGGATTTAGCAGGAAATTATTCGATATGCAACGGAACAATTTTTTCAAATCATATTCCTGAAGTTTCTCAACTTCAGATGAAAGGAAAGTATCTCACGTTTTTTTTGAATAATAATACTGTTGATGAAATTTTATTTTCTTCAAAAACAATGTATGGTTCGTGGAAAACAAAACGAATGAATATTTCCGAAGTTTCTAAAATTCATTCGAATGCGGAAACGGAACTTATGATTCCAATTTCAAAAAAAGAAGGAGATGTTCTTCGTATTGTTGCGCGTACGGTGTATGGGACTTCTTCATTTCCATCGTTCTATTATTTTAAGAAACCTGCAACCCTGCTTCCTTCTGTAAAATTTGAAAAAGAAATGTTTGGAAGTGAAATGATGATTCGTATCAAAGCGAATGGTGCGTTTACGAAAACGCCAATGCTTGGAATTCGCGAAGGAAGCGAAGATAAAAATATTTCAGTTAAGGCGTTGAATGAATATGAGTATCAAGGTTCCTATTTTCCTTCGACAACTTTTATCGGCGAACGAGTTGCTGAACTGCGTGCTGAAATTGACGGTATAGTTTTTTCTGCTGCCGATACATTTTCGTTGTATCCGATTCATCCATTGAGGCGCGGAGAAATCTATACAAGAGATGGAGGAATGAAAATAACGTTTGAAAAAAATGCAGTGTATCAGCCATTGTTTTTTTCTTATTCAGAAAAAAATAGTAAAAAATTTCGAACGTACTCGTTATTTCCAGAAGATGTAATGCTCGATGGAGGTGTGAATGTAACATTGTTTTATCCGCAAGAAATAGAATCAAAACATCTTGGATTATTTTTTCAAGACGGAGCACGATGGAAATACTTATCATCAAAAAAAGATACTGCGAATTGCACGCTGACTTCTAAACTCACACGTACTCTTGGAATAGTTGCATTGTTTGTTGATTCTGTTTCTCCGACATTAACACGTTTGAAAATTCGCGGAACGGAAACGCCGATTGTTTCATTTGGCGTTCACGATGATTTGAGCGGCGTGAATGTGAACGATGCAAAAATATTTATAGATGGGAAACTCATTGTTCCGCAAGTTAGTGAAGGAGGAACTTATTCTGCAACGTTGAATGGATTGCACACAGGTAAACATTATCTCAAAATAGCTGTGAAAGACAGAATGGGAAACGAAACCATTATGGCGCAAACGGTAGCGATACGATGA
- a CDS encoding fumarylacetoacetate hydrolase family protein — MKSISIFQSKEQFRVNKIFCIGKNYEEHAREMLSDIPDVPVVFMKPTTAVISSHETIVIPSISQQAHHEVELVVAIGKEGKNISVLEAEDFIFGYAVGLDITLRDVQSEAKKKGLPWTLAKGFDTSAPISSIVPKKYFLQNSIEFFCKVNGTERQRGKSTDMIFSPCALISYLSKYFTIEVGDVIFTGTPSGVSTVQDGDYIEAELVGFTALEHRIVVR; from the coding sequence ATGAAATCCATTTCTATCTTTCAAAGCAAAGAACAGTTTCGTGTGAATAAAATTTTTTGTATCGGAAAAAATTATGAGGAACATGCAAGAGAGATGCTCAGTGATATACCCGATGTTCCCGTTGTTTTTATGAAACCTACAACAGCAGTCATTTCAAGTCATGAAACCATAGTTATACCTTCCATTTCTCAGCAAGCGCATCACGAAGTTGAGTTAGTTGTTGCGATTGGAAAGGAAGGAAAAAACATTTCGGTATTAGAAGCGGAAGATTTCATTTTTGGGTATGCGGTTGGTTTGGATATTACGTTGCGCGATGTTCAGTCGGAAGCGAAGAAAAAGGGTTTGCCTTGGACACTAGCAAAGGGATTTGATACTTCTGCGCCTATTTCTTCAATTGTGCCGAAAAAATATTTTTTACAGAACTCCATTGAATTTTTTTGTAAAGTCAACGGAACTGAACGACAGCGAGGAAAATCAACGGATATGATTTTTTCTCCGTGTGCGTTGATTTCGTATCTCTCAAAATATTTTACGATTGAAGTTGGTGATGTTATTTTTACCGGAACACCAAGCGGAGTAAGCACAGTACAAGACGGCGATTATATTGAAGCCGAATTAGTTGGTTTTACTGCACTTGAGCATCGTATCGTTGTTCGATAA
- a CDS encoding DUF4296 domain-containing protein: MRVKSTNFFSLEKNALLWLTVVGILFFIPCCKDKTTMPKETFISFYAELLLLDSQKSNGRDSLRIQQIEQNVTKLLKKYNTSKEQIVMTAETYSSYPEQWKQIMDSVSERMKNKHFLPNSK, from the coding sequence ATGCGTGTCAAATCTACAAATTTCTTTTCTCTTGAAAAAAATGCGTTACTGTGGTTAACGGTTGTTGGAATTCTTTTTTTTATACCGTGTTGCAAAGATAAAACAACGATGCCTAAAGAAACATTTATTTCGTTCTATGCAGAATTGTTGCTTTTGGATTCGCAGAAGTCAAACGGAAGAGATTCGTTGCGGATACAACAGATTGAACAAAATGTTACAAAACTTTTAAAAAAATATAACACGTCGAAAGAACAAATTGTAATGACGGCGGAAACATATTCCTCATACCCCGAACAGTGGAAGCAAATAATGGATTCTGTTTCAGAAAGAATGAAGAATAAACATTTTCTTCCCAACTCCAAATGA
- the dnaB gene encoding replicative DNA helicase gives MAKKREQLTHAIDINKITVEGKKPPQAKEVERAVLGGMLLDKYAVTKAIELLYEDVFHSEANRKIYQTMVNLFERGTPIDIVTVTESMQANHILEEVGGAYYISELSQAITSAANIEAHCYILIERAILRGIIAVSNEAITSAYSESEDALNLLDKAEQRIFQLSERKMRKSAISLHEAVHRVMDKVDKIHGKHDGITGIPSGYKELDEVTGGFQNSDLIIIAGRPSQGKTAFALNIAHNASLHREKKTSVAIFSLEMATDQLVQRLISSEARINQNSIQRGRLTTDDMKRLARAAGVLYDAKIFIDDSPAPTILEIRAKSRRLKTEHGIGLIIVDYLQLIHAAERIDSREQQISLISRSLKALAKELKVPVVALSQLNRGIETRTGEHKRPQLSDLRESGAIEQDADLVIFVHRPETHNVKEITDKYGNKISSEGIAQIIIGKHRNGPQGEFILRFEKELTSFKEMDTVHDDKNIPPEAIGDGGTPF, from the coding sequence ATGGCGAAAAAGAGAGAACAACTCACTCACGCAATTGATATAAACAAAATTACTGTCGAAGGGAAAAAACCTCCGCAAGCAAAGGAAGTTGAACGTGCAGTTTTAGGAGGAATGTTATTGGATAAATATGCGGTAACAAAAGCAATTGAACTTTTGTATGAAGATGTATTTCATTCCGAAGCGAACAGAAAAATATATCAAACAATGGTGAATTTATTTGAGCGAGGAACTCCGATAGATATCGTTACGGTAACGGAATCAATGCAAGCGAATCATATATTGGAAGAAGTTGGCGGTGCGTATTATATCAGTGAACTTTCGCAAGCAATAACAAGCGCAGCAAATATTGAAGCACACTGTTATATTTTAATTGAGCGCGCAATTTTACGTGGCATCATCGCTGTTTCAAATGAAGCGATAACTTCAGCATATTCGGAATCGGAAGATGCGTTGAATTTACTCGATAAAGCCGAGCAGCGCATATTTCAACTTTCCGAACGAAAGATGCGGAAAAGCGCGATATCATTGCACGAGGCAGTCCATCGGGTGATGGACAAAGTAGATAAAATTCATGGGAAACACGATGGAATAACGGGAATTCCATCGGGATATAAAGAACTCGATGAAGTAACAGGTGGATTTCAAAATTCAGATTTGATTATTATTGCTGGGAGACCAAGTCAGGGAAAAACAGCATTTGCATTGAACATTGCCCATAATGCATCTTTGCATCGAGAGAAAAAAACTTCTGTTGCTATTTTCAGTTTGGAAATGGCAACAGACCAATTAGTTCAACGATTGATTTCTTCAGAAGCAAGAATAAATCAGAATTCAATCCAACGAGGAAGATTGACGACGGATGATATGAAACGTCTTGCTCGTGCTGCTGGCGTATTATATGATGCAAAAATATTTATTGATGATTCTCCTGCGCCTACAATTTTGGAGATACGTGCAAAATCCCGGAGATTAAAAACTGAGCATGGCATTGGTTTAATTATTGTGGATTATTTACAACTTATTCACGCCGCAGAACGAATTGATAGCAGAGAGCAACAGATTTCGTTGATTTCGCGTTCGTTGAAAGCATTAGCAAAAGAACTGAAAGTACCAGTTGTAGCACTGTCGCAATTAAATCGCGGAATTGAAACGCGAACAGGGGAACACAAGCGTCCACAACTTTCCGATTTGCGAGAATCGGGCGCAATTGAACAGGATGCAGATTTGGTAATTTTTGTTCATCGTCCGGAAACACATAACGTGAAAGAAATTACGGATAAATACGGAAACAAAATTTCATCAGAAGGAATTGCACAAATCATTATCGGAAAGCATCGCAACGGACCGCAAGGTGAATTTATTTTGCGATTTGAAAAAGAGTTGACAAGTTTTAAGGAGATGGATACCGTTCACGATGATAAAAATATTCCACCGGAAGCAATAGGTGATGGTGGTACTCCATTTTAA
- a CDS encoding uracil-DNA glycosylase yields the protein MSNFDEKFNKLLENVEKFAQQEFALYGNALYCEEAKSKTRPMNNEQETSLFTEDFQSVPSLEDFRTQICNCMKCSLGKTRTQFVFGVGNPNADIMFIGEAPGADEDEQGEPFVGRAGQLLNKILAAIELKREEVYICNILKCRPPNNRDPLSSEVEQCLPYLWKQIDLVQPKIIMSLGRIAAQMLLNTKDSLTKLRASNLSYRGIPMLVTFHPAALLRNPNWKPLAWEDFKKLRAMHERGK from the coding sequence ATGAGCAACTTTGATGAAAAATTCAATAAGTTATTGGAGAATGTAGAAAAGTTTGCCCAACAGGAATTTGCATTATATGGTAACGCATTATATTGCGAAGAAGCAAAGAGTAAGACACGCCCAATGAACAACGAGCAAGAAACATCGTTATTCACGGAAGATTTTCAGAGCGTTCCATCGTTAGAAGACTTCCGTACACAGATTTGCAATTGTATGAAATGTTCTTTGGGAAAAACGCGAACTCAATTTGTATTTGGCGTTGGAAATCCCAACGCCGACATTATGTTTATTGGAGAAGCGCCAGGAGCAGATGAAGACGAACAAGGAGAGCCGTTCGTTGGTCGTGCTGGGCAATTATTGAATAAAATTTTAGCCGCGATTGAATTGAAGCGTGAAGAGGTGTACATTTGTAATATACTCAAATGTCGTCCTCCGAATAATCGCGATCCGTTGTCTTCGGAAGTTGAACAATGTCTTCCGTATTTATGGAAGCAAATAGATTTAGTGCAGCCGAAAATAATAATGTCGCTTGGAAGAATTGCAGCGCAAATGTTATTGAACACGAAGGATTCTCTTACAAAATTGCGCGCATCGAATTTGTCGTATCGTGGAATTCCAATGTTGGTTACGTTCCATCCTGCAGCATTATTACGAAATCCAAACTGGAAACCTCTCGCGTGGGAAGATTTTAAGAAACTTCGAGCAATGCACGAACGCGGAAAATAA
- the coaBC gene encoding bifunctional phosphopantothenoylcysteine decarboxylase/phosphopantothenate--cysteine ligase CoaBC → MLHGKKIILGVSGGIAAIKIPILLRSLRKEDADVYVIMTKAAREFVTPLSLSVLSQHPVICDMFTEQNVSFVDASTWHIQLAMSADAMMIAPATANILAKLAHGIADDALTTLVLALRCPLVLCPSMDDEMWKNSVTQKNISLLKEQGHFILFPESGELASGLVGMGRLPETETMVKFLSSVLKNSYRDFENKKILITAGPTYESIDPVRFIGNRSSGKMGFALANAAQIRGGKVTLISGPTHLQTPQNIHRINIETANEMMHQVIVNAKKSDIVIMAAAVADFTVKNQYSKKIKRERKLFERFYIELESTNDILRLLGEQKKLKKTKTILVGFALETENVIDNAMQKLHSKNLDIIVSNNALEKDAGFNADTNRVTIISKNGKTETLPLMEKFDVANEILNRISSLSNIQ, encoded by the coding sequence GTGTTGCACGGTAAAAAAATCATACTCGGTGTTTCTGGTGGAATTGCAGCAATAAAAATTCCTATTCTTCTTCGCTCATTGCGAAAAGAGGATGCTGATGTATACGTAATTATGACTAAAGCGGCGAGAGAATTTGTCACGCCGCTTTCTCTTTCTGTGCTTTCCCAGCATCCGGTAATTTGCGATATGTTCACAGAACAAAACGTTTCATTTGTTGATGCTTCCACATGGCATATTCAACTTGCAATGTCCGCAGATGCGATGATGATTGCTCCTGCTACTGCGAATATCCTTGCAAAACTTGCGCACGGTATTGCCGATGATGCGCTTACAACACTTGTCCTTGCTCTACGATGTCCGCTTGTGCTTTGTCCTTCGATGGATGATGAAATGTGGAAGAATAGTGTAACTCAAAAAAATATTTCGCTGCTCAAAGAACAGGGACATTTTATACTGTTTCCTGAATCGGGAGAACTTGCGAGCGGACTTGTTGGAATGGGACGTTTACCAGAAACAGAAACAATGGTGAAATTTTTATCTTCTGTCTTAAAAAACTCATACCGAGATTTTGAAAACAAGAAAATACTTATTACTGCTGGTCCAACGTACGAATCCATTGACCCCGTGAGATTTATTGGAAATCGTTCATCGGGGAAGATGGGGTTTGCGCTTGCAAATGCAGCACAGATTCGAGGCGGAAAAGTTACGCTGATTTCCGGTCCAACGCATTTGCAAACTCCTCAAAACATTCATCGCATCAATATTGAAACAGCAAACGAAATGATGCATCAAGTTATAGTAAATGCAAAGAAAAGCGATATAGTTATTATGGCAGCAGCAGTGGCAGATTTCACTGTAAAAAATCAGTATTCGAAAAAAATAAAGAGAGAACGAAAATTATTTGAACGCTTTTATATTGAATTGGAATCAACAAACGATATACTTCGGTTGCTTGGTGAACAAAAAAAATTGAAAAAGACAAAAACTATTCTTGTTGGTTTTGCGTTGGAAACTGAAAATGTCATAGATAATGCAATGCAAAAATTACATTCCAAGAATCTTGATATAATAGTGAGTAATAACGCTTTAGAGAAAGATGCGGGATTCAATGCGGATACAAATCGAGTAACAATTATCTCTAAAAATGGGAAAACTGAAACATTGCCGTTGATGGAAAAATTTGATGTTGCTAATGAGATTTTGAACAGAATATCTTCGTTGTCGAATATACAATGA
- a CDS encoding guanylate kinase: MSNNRKSRDSAKLFVLSAPSGSGKTTLARAILKLHDDFIFSISATTRQQRPKEINGRDYIFLSKEEFEQGILNNEFVEYENIYGEYYGTLKQQIVSALNNGNNVLFDVDVNGALAIKKTFPNEATLIFIAPPSIAALEQRLRGRKTEIEERILTRLSRVPMEMEKQQEFDYVIINSELQKAIEEIEEIIRIQLQTNTTTTHVHTTNRNN, encoded by the coding sequence ATGTCGAATAATCGGAAGAGTCGCGATTCGGCAAAATTATTTGTTCTTTCTGCGCCAAGCGGAAGTGGAAAAACAACGCTTGCTCGCGCAATTTTAAAACTGCACGACGATTTTATTTTTTCAATTTCTGCCACAACTCGACAGCAGCGTCCCAAGGAAATCAATGGTAGAGATTATATTTTTCTCTCGAAAGAAGAATTTGAACAAGGAATATTGAACAATGAATTTGTTGAATACGAAAATATTTATGGAGAATACTACGGAACATTGAAACAACAAATTGTTTCTGCATTAAACAACGGGAACAATGTTCTTTTCGATGTTGATGTCAACGGAGCATTAGCCATTAAGAAAACCTTTCCGAACGAAGCGACATTAATTTTTATTGCACCGCCTTCGATAGCAGCATTGGAACAGCGTCTTCGCGGAAGAAAGACAGAAATAGAGGAACGAATTTTAACACGATTGAGCCGTGTTCCAATGGAGATGGAAAAACAGCAAGAATTTGATTATGTTATTATCAACAGTGAATTACAAAAGGCAATCGAAGAAATCGAAGAAATTATAAGAATTCAATTACAAACAAACACAACTACAACTCATGTCCATACGACCAATAGAAATAACTGA